In the Candidatus Electrothrix rattekaaiensis genome, one interval contains:
- a CDS encoding potassium channel protein, whose amino-acid sequence MRKYLLFIAPLLIFLVIGPAGYIFLEGTSFLDGLYLTIITISTVGYGDIAPTTSAGRLFTVLLIFSGVGYVMYMFSQITEAMVEGGLQRFVERRKMHKKMTKLQDHYIVCGFGRIGQEICSILRENNRSFVVIENNDEVIREIDQLGYIELQGDASDDDILLEAGIKNARGLVAVVSTDAENLYITLTARGLNPNLFILTRSSGTAGVAKKLKRAGASKVISPYAIGAHRMAQLIVRPTVVDFLDLAMQARELGLCMEELLVTAHTSFVNTTLMKSGLRSKYDIIVVAIKRPDIPMIFNPGPNTEIQQNDILIVLGDNQQISALEKTL is encoded by the coding sequence ATGCGTAAGTATCTGTTGTTTATTGCCCCACTCCTGATATTTCTGGTCATCGGCCCTGCCGGTTATATCTTCCTGGAGGGAACCAGCTTCCTTGACGGGCTATACCTGACCATTATAACTATCAGCACTGTCGGGTACGGAGATATCGCCCCGACCACCTCGGCGGGTCGGCTCTTTACTGTACTGCTGATTTTTTCCGGGGTTGGCTATGTTATGTACATGTTCAGCCAGATCACCGAGGCTATGGTTGAGGGGGGGCTCCAACGTTTTGTCGAGAGAAGAAAAATGCATAAAAAAATGACGAAATTACAGGATCATTATATTGTCTGTGGATTCGGGCGGATCGGCCAGGAAATCTGTTCAATTCTGCGAGAGAATAACCGTTCTTTTGTAGTCATTGAAAATAATGACGAGGTGATCCGAGAAATTGATCAACTCGGTTATATTGAATTACAAGGCGATGCTTCGGATGATGATATCCTGCTGGAAGCGGGAATAAAAAATGCTCGGGGCCTAGTTGCTGTGGTTTCCACTGATGCAGAAAATCTCTATATCACCCTGACAGCGCGGGGGCTGAACCCCAATTTGTTTATCCTGACCCGTTCCAGCGGAACAGCCGGAGTTGCTAAAAAATTGAAACGGGCAGGTGCGAGCAAGGTGATATCTCCCTACGCTATCGGGGCCCACAGAATGGCCCAGCTCATTGTCCGTCCCACAGTGGTTGACTTTCTTGATCTTGCCATGCAGGCGCGGGAACTGGGCCTCTGTATGGAAGAGCTTTTAGTGACTGCTCATACATCTTTTGTCAACACAACCTTGATGAAATCTGGGCTCAGGAGCAAGTACGATATCATTGTGGTGGCCATAAAACGTCCTGATATCCCGATGATCTTTAATCCCGGCCCGAACACCGAAATTCAGCAGAATGATATCCTGATCGTTCTGGGCGATAATCAACAAATTTCCGCCTTGGAAAAGACCCTGTAG
- a CDS encoding pyridoxine 5'-phosphate synthase produces the protein MPVNIVNNFLKRNKAPQLHEGLLSNRTLFLLQQIDRAGSAVSLVFMDDPAMTAYNQQYRSKPGPTNVLSFPAAESRDEMEPFIPDELVGDELGDILISVETAEKEAREKGVSLHHRLTELIIHGLLHLIGYDHEISDKHAELMFSKEQELYRSIQDHHAWRNKMPQLAINVDHIATIRQARGGAEPDPVLAAGLCELAGAKGIVVHLREDRRHIQDRDVRLLRQTVKTRLNLEMANVKEIIDIALELKPDMITLVPEKRKELTTEGGLDVIGNEKKLCKTISKMSAAGIPVSIFIDPDTDQIEASLKVGATYVELHTGRYCDAENEKERDKEFRLIEQAAEQAFEQGLRVNAGHGLDYRTTTRIAAIPFIEELSIGHAVIARSAFVGLDQAVREMQGCIDRAGRI, from the coding sequence ATGCCTGTCAATATTGTCAATAATTTTTTGAAGCGGAACAAAGCACCTCAACTGCATGAAGGGCTGCTCAGTAACCGCACCCTCTTTCTTCTGCAACAGATTGATAGGGCGGGCAGTGCCGTGAGCCTAGTGTTCATGGACGACCCGGCCATGACCGCCTATAATCAGCAGTACCGCTCCAAGCCGGGGCCGACCAATGTACTTTCCTTTCCGGCAGCAGAGAGCCGAGATGAGATGGAGCCCTTTATCCCGGATGAGTTGGTCGGTGATGAACTGGGGGATATCCTTATTTCCGTTGAAACAGCAGAAAAAGAGGCCCGCGAAAAAGGTGTTTCCCTGCATCATCGTTTGACAGAGCTGATCATTCATGGGCTGCTTCACCTGATCGGCTATGACCACGAAATTTCGGACAAGCATGCAGAACTCATGTTCAGCAAAGAACAAGAGCTGTACCGTTCAATCCAAGATCATCACGCATGGAGAAATAAAATGCCGCAACTCGCCATTAATGTAGACCACATTGCCACCATTCGTCAGGCCCGAGGGGGGGCAGAACCGGACCCGGTCCTTGCTGCTGGTCTCTGTGAACTTGCCGGTGCCAAGGGTATTGTTGTTCATCTTCGGGAAGATCGCCGTCATATCCAGGATCGGGATGTCCGCCTGCTCCGTCAGACCGTGAAGACCCGGCTCAATCTGGAAATGGCCAATGTCAAAGAGATCATTGATATCGCTTTGGAGCTCAAACCGGACATGATCACTCTGGTACCAGAGAAACGCAAAGAGTTGACCACCGAGGGCGGCCTGGATGTTATCGGCAATGAAAAGAAGCTCTGCAAAACTATCAGCAAGATGAGTGCTGCCGGGATTCCGGTCTCGATTTTTATTGATCCTGATACTGACCAGATCGAGGCATCCCTAAAGGTCGGGGCCACCTATGTGGAACTGCACACGGGCCGTTACTGTGACGCGGAAAATGAAAAAGAACGGGATAAGGAATTCCGTCTGATTGAACAGGCTGCTGAACAGGCTTTTGAACAAGGACTACGGGTTAATGCCGGACACGGGCTTGATTATCGGACCACCACCCGTATAGCAGCTATTCCTTTTATTGAGGAGCTGAGCATCGGTCATGCCGTGATTGCTCGATCTGCCTTTGTCGGCTTGGATCAGGCGGTCCGGGAAATGCAGGGGTGCATTGACAGGGCAGGGCGCATCTGA
- a CDS encoding DUF3108 domain-containing protein yields MQTMTVNRITRGKCVLFLCMIFLLSWVLVLHAENRTEINPEIKRAPNGEMPLSLDQEALAVIYSGQEKMHFSISWSGGVKIGDLVLTLTPNPSGEGLMIKARVRDYGLFKLLYPVDDTFTTLVYGPLKLPSRYEVYQREGRRKIHRLTLYDQEKFQVSYRKHQDPLTLYSLAGPAYNEFSAFFITRALRLLKEEQQIIPSFVDKKRHRVAVKVFGKEQKETMFGPRNTIKVMPKMNFKGLYDKDGDTVFWLTDDACRIPVEIRSKILIGSLVAQLKEYSNPACQSIPTQNN; encoded by the coding sequence ATGCAGACTATGACGGTGAACCGTATAACAAGAGGCAAATGCGTTCTCTTTCTCTGTATGATTTTTCTCTTGAGTTGGGTGCTCGTTCTCCATGCTGAGAACCGTACTGAAATCAACCCTGAAATCAAACGAGCCCCGAACGGGGAAATGCCCTTATCCCTTGACCAGGAAGCCCTTGCTGTGATTTATTCAGGCCAAGAAAAAATGCATTTCTCCATCTCCTGGTCAGGCGGAGTAAAGATAGGCGATCTCGTCCTCACCCTTACACCGAACCCGTCAGGGGAGGGGCTGATGATCAAGGCACGGGTCAGAGATTACGGTCTGTTCAAGCTGCTCTATCCTGTGGACGATACCTTTACCACCCTTGTATATGGTCCGCTGAAACTCCCGTCCCGCTATGAGGTGTATCAGCGGGAAGGAAGGAGGAAAATACATAGACTCACCCTCTATGACCAGGAAAAATTTCAGGTCAGTTATCGAAAACACCAAGATCCTCTGACACTCTATAGTTTGGCCGGGCCAGCGTATAATGAATTTTCCGCCTTTTTCATCACAAGGGCTCTGCGCCTTCTGAAGGAGGAACAGCAGATTATTCCTTCTTTTGTCGATAAAAAACGGCACAGGGTTGCGGTGAAGGTGTTCGGCAAAGAACAGAAAGAGACCATGTTCGGCCCGAGGAACACAATCAAGGTGATGCCAAAAATGAACTTTAAGGGCTTATATGATAAGGACGGCGACACGGTCTTCTGGTTGACCGATGATGCCTGCCGGATTCCGGTGGAGATCAGATCAAAAATTCTTATCGGCTCGTTGGTCGCGCAGCTGAAAGAATACTCCAACCCTGCATGCCAAAGCATACCAACCCAGAATAATTAG
- a CDS encoding zinc dependent phospholipase C family protein, whose amino-acid sequence MKENLFLLAIVASVAVSLNLLVLKLFKQKSVYRSEHSLVGIVTLMLVFSTFLFGEGPKEASLVGTFLLCLIPCYLGTVFPDLDIKYLGIGAHRNAFFHSSIFFLVLFFLAKTLDIFLFTTFIAGFGIGVGSHLLWDLFDRANIRGISSRGWSRLWLGGNGLLCMLLAWIPLLVLIEGPASR is encoded by the coding sequence ATGAAAGAAAACTTATTCCTCTTGGCAATCGTAGCGTCGGTTGCTGTCAGCTTAAACCTGCTTGTTTTAAAATTATTTAAGCAAAAAAGCGTATATCGATCCGAGCATAGCCTAGTCGGGATTGTGACTCTTATGCTTGTCTTCAGCACCTTTCTCTTTGGGGAAGGTCCGAAAGAAGCCTCGCTTGTAGGCACCTTCCTTCTTTGCTTAATCCCCTGCTATCTGGGCACGGTCTTTCCTGATCTGGATATCAAATATTTGGGCATCGGAGCCCATAGAAATGCTTTTTTTCATAGCAGCATTTTTTTCCTTGTGCTCTTTTTTTTAGCAAAAACGCTCGATATTTTTCTCTTCACAACATTCATTGCCGGATTCGGTATCGGGGTAGGATCACATCTGCTCTGGGACCTCTTTGATCGTGCCAATATCCGTGGGATCTCCAGCAGAGGATGGTCACGACTCTGGTTAGGCGGCAACGGATTACTCTGCATGCTCCTTGCCTGGATCCCCCTGCTTGTGCTCATTGAAGGGCCTGCAAGCCGTTAA
- a CDS encoding phospholipase D family protein: MMKTYALFFYILLFLPLVSCGPKPIPGGSAEASKTIQPGITSPLLHYSSVVDPREKNKVTLLDIGEEALLLRIHLIRAARHSIDMQTIIWVNDETGRLLMYEMIQAAKRGVKVRLLVDHFASEKNPEIAAFLATVHPNLQIKLYNPVVGLFSQHRIYPSILDQLFHLLTGFDRVNQRMHNKVFVVDDQIGITGGRNNQNAYYDQARGLNYRDRDVLIDGPVVADMRKSFDTFWNFKDSVPIQSMVDWEDEQENGTLKMWSTKEDFVFNGLFKEIFVNASNQQIIQDKFVRQLRPVEEASFIADDPGKNNKRFLWRFYGSGKITRELAKLVADAKESIYINTPYLVLTESAISLFRKLVKKHPDIDIRIATNSLASTDSWYCYAISFQQKQVMLTDLKFKIYEFKPLPGEMRTYMPGFDTLRYRTLTPTEKEELEAAGLVLEKPSQGLQRAPSVGEPYFSLHAKSLVIDDEITFIGSYNLDPRSENLNTEAGLVVQDKHFASLVKKSIMKDMLPQNSWVIAQNKYPLGLGVPNAILEELSSLIPFVDPWPLRYAGSYNLRKNKAPLEIGDKDFYEHYRWEGSFPNVPAERSGQILGAVTTKTFFGIIKPLL; this comes from the coding sequence ATGATGAAAACGTATGCCCTTTTCTTCTACATTCTCCTGTTCCTCCCTTTGGTATCCTGCGGCCCCAAACCCATTCCAGGCGGTTCTGCGGAAGCAAGCAAGACCATTCAGCCCGGAATTACCTCACCTCTCCTCCATTATTCCTCTGTTGTTGATCCGCGTGAAAAAAACAAAGTCACCTTGCTTGATATCGGAGAGGAGGCCCTCTTATTGCGGATTCATCTCATCCGGGCAGCTCGACACTCTATTGATATGCAGACTATTATCTGGGTAAATGACGAAACTGGTCGGCTGTTGATGTATGAAATGATCCAGGCGGCCAAACGAGGGGTGAAGGTACGTTTACTTGTCGACCATTTTGCCTCTGAAAAAAATCCAGAGATCGCAGCCTTCTTGGCCACTGTGCATCCCAATCTACAAATCAAACTGTACAACCCGGTTGTTGGACTTTTTTCCCAACACCGGATCTATCCCTCCATCCTAGATCAGCTCTTTCACCTCTTAACAGGGTTTGATAGGGTTAATCAGCGCATGCATAATAAAGTCTTTGTCGTTGATGATCAGATCGGGATTACCGGTGGGCGCAATAATCAGAATGCCTATTATGATCAGGCAAGGGGGCTGAATTACCGAGACAGGGATGTTTTGATTGATGGCCCGGTCGTGGCTGATATGCGGAAAAGCTTTGATACGTTTTGGAATTTTAAGGACTCTGTCCCTATTCAGTCCATGGTCGACTGGGAAGATGAGCAAGAAAACGGTACGCTGAAGATGTGGTCAACCAAGGAAGATTTTGTCTTTAATGGCCTATTCAAAGAAATTTTCGTAAACGCCAGCAACCAACAGATAATTCAGGATAAATTTGTCCGTCAACTGCGTCCTGTTGAGGAGGCCTCCTTTATTGCTGATGACCCTGGGAAGAATAATAAAAGATTTTTATGGAGGTTTTATGGCTCTGGCAAGATAACTCGTGAGCTGGCCAAACTCGTTGCCGATGCCAAGGAAAGTATTTATATTAATACGCCGTATCTGGTCTTGACGGAGTCAGCTATCTCTCTCTTTAGAAAGCTCGTGAAGAAGCATCCAGATATCGATATTCGTATAGCCACCAACAGTCTAGCATCCACTGACAGCTGGTACTGCTACGCCATATCTTTTCAGCAGAAACAGGTTATGTTGACGGATCTGAAATTTAAAATTTACGAATTTAAGCCGCTGCCAGGGGAGATGCGCACCTACATGCCTGGGTTTGATACTTTGAGGTACAGAACCCTTACTCCAACGGAGAAGGAGGAGCTTGAAGCAGCGGGTTTGGTTCTGGAAAAGCCTAGTCAAGGCCTGCAAAGAGCACCCTCGGTAGGGGAGCCCTATTTCTCTTTGCATGCGAAGTCGTTGGTGATTGATGATGAAATAACTTTTATTGGTTCATATAATCTGGATCCACGCAGCGAAAATCTGAACACAGAAGCGGGGTTGGTTGTTCAAGATAAGCACTTTGCCAGTCTTGTAAAGAAAAGCATTATGAAAGATATGCTTCCGCAGAATAGTTGGGTGATCGCCCAAAATAAATATCCACTCGGATTAGGCGTTCCCAATGCCATTCTTGAAGAATTATCCAGTCTTATTCCCTTTGTAGACCCCTGGCCGCTTCGTTATGCAGGCTCGTACAACCTCAGAAAGAATAAAGCACCCTTGGAGATTGGAGATAAAGATTTTTATGAACATTATAGGTGGGAAGGGAGTTTTCCTAATGTTCCTGCCGAGCGAAGCGGACAAATACTCGGAGCGGTGACGACCAAGACTTTTTTTGGAATTATTAAACCCTTGCTCTAA
- a CDS encoding BrnA antitoxin family protein produces MNKDSISKTSMDEYPQVTQEDFDRAVLRRNFESDEEKQRITIALDSEIVRYFQTKGGKQGYRHLINETLKKIVRLDIAEQNGFEEILRKIIREELAAAGNAH; encoded by the coding sequence ATGAACAAGGACTCTATTTCAAAAACCTCTATGGATGAATACCCACAAGTGACCCAAGAAGATTTCGACCGGGCTGTTTTGCGCCGAAATTTTGAATCTGATGAAGAAAAACAGCGCATCACTATTGCGCTTGATAGCGAGATTGTCAGGTATTTTCAGACAAAGGGTGGAAAGCAGGGCTACCGCCATCTTATAAACGAGACGTTGAAAAAAATCGTCAGGCTGGATATTGCCGAACAGAATGGTTTTGAAGAAATTTTACGAAAAATCATCAGAGAAGAGTTGGCAGCAGCTGGTAATGCTCATTGA
- a CDS encoding BrnT family toxin has protein sequence MKFTWHKAKRKSNLTKHGLDFAQAYKVFSGTTFTFEDDRFDYGEQRFVTIGLLDDVVVIVHTETTEEIRIISMRRANKHEQGLYFKNLYG, from the coding sequence ATGAAATTCACTTGGCACAAAGCAAAGCGAAAAAGCAATTTGACCAAACACGGGCTTGATTTCGCTCAAGCGTACAAAGTCTTTTCCGGTACTACCTTCACCTTTGAGGATGACCGGTTTGATTACGGTGAACAGCGTTTTGTCACCATCGGTCTACTGGATGACGTGGTAGTGATCGTTCATACCGAGACAACGGAAGAAATTCGGATAATCTCTATGCGGAGGGCAAATAAACATGAACAAGGACTCTATTTCAAAAACCTCTATGGATGA
- the mqnE gene encoding aminofutalosine synthase MqnE has product MDSLIQQAGLGDILAKVHNQERLSLEDGKRLFACPDILAVGYLANIVRERKNGNQAFFIYNQHINYSNICTNLCKFCAFGKEKGDELAYEMGIEEIKEKVRQRLDEPITEIHMVGGIHPDLPYSYYLDALRGIKEVRPDVHIQAFTCVEIQHLADLSGQSVGDTLEELKEAGLGSLPGGGAEVFNPRIREITCPDKLDGEGWLGVAQTAHRHGLKTNATMLYGHIETIDERLEHLDALRRAQDETGGFLTYIPLAFHPKNTAMTEHSRTTGMEDLKNIAVARLMLDNFPHIKAYWVMIGPKLAQVALSFGADDMDGTVKEEIITRMAGGESEQALGHKTLIQLIKEAGREPVERDTLYEVLGRF; this is encoded by the coding sequence ATGGACTCTCTTATACAGCAAGCCGGATTGGGTGATATTCTCGCCAAAGTGCATAACCAGGAACGTCTCTCTTTGGAAGATGGGAAGCGTCTTTTTGCCTGCCCGGATATTCTAGCAGTCGGTTATCTTGCCAACATTGTGCGAGAACGTAAAAACGGCAACCAGGCTTTTTTTATCTATAATCAGCATATCAACTACTCCAACATCTGCACAAATCTCTGTAAGTTCTGTGCCTTTGGCAAGGAAAAAGGGGATGAGCTGGCCTATGAGATGGGGATTGAGGAAATCAAGGAGAAGGTGCGGCAGCGGCTGGACGAACCTATCACCGAGATTCACATGGTGGGCGGCATTCATCCTGATCTGCCGTATTCCTATTATCTTGACGCCCTGCGTGGTATCAAAGAGGTGCGTCCCGATGTCCATATCCAGGCCTTTACCTGCGTGGAGATCCAGCATCTGGCTGATCTGAGTGGGCAGTCAGTGGGCGATACCCTAGAAGAGCTGAAAGAGGCGGGGTTAGGCTCGCTGCCCGGCGGTGGGGCCGAGGTCTTTAATCCCCGCATCCGCGAAATCACCTGCCCGGATAAACTGGATGGGGAAGGGTGGTTGGGGGTAGCCCAGACTGCACACCGGCACGGCCTGAAGACCAATGCCACCATGCTCTACGGGCATATCGAGACCATTGATGAGCGGCTGGAACATCTGGATGCGCTGCGTCGCGCCCAAGATGAAACCGGCGGTTTCCTGACCTATATTCCTCTGGCCTTTCATCCGAAAAATACCGCCATGACCGAGCATTCCCGGACCACGGGTATGGAGGATCTGAAAAATATCGCGGTGGCCCGCTTGATGCTGGATAATTTTCCGCATATCAAGGCCTACTGGGTGATGATCGGACCGAAGCTGGCTCAGGTGGCCCTTTCCTTTGGGGCTGATGATATGGACGGGACGGTCAAGGAGGAGATTATTACCCGAATGGCTGGCGGGGAGAGTGAGCAGGCCCTTGGGCATAAGACGCTGATCCAGTTGATTAAGGAAGCGGGGCGAGAGCCGGTTGAGCGGGATACTTTGTATGAAGTGTTGGGGCGCTTTTAA
- a CDS encoding sigma-70 family RNA polymerase sigma factor, with product MLASIKEDLLKAGKDEGCITFSHLNELLPDEVKDPGAIEAVFDFLNAHNIEIVTVGDSGKKRTLSGEEWTGKDEFQDDDDPGSVSVSEEHESEETTTTYLREMGQFDLLTPEEEAHYSRAIREGFNAIICSIREVRSNTAEIKSLVDRIDLWERRDPTLKPKKQQLNYMRKCVETAASNHQEHRELFELHTRLGAYNRSIETAKDCMIRANLRLVVSIAKRYMHQGLTLADLIQEGNLGLMRAVFRFDYTKGNKFSTYASWWIRQAITRAILDKTRTIRLPVHFLELRSQFFKAFYSLLKELGREPTPSEISELTDLPMDKILAILEASREPISLETPVGDDDSTLGDFLENSESESPYDTVQNRELAGRVTEVLSTLTDREEKIIRLRFGIGEKAEYTLEEIGKKFNVSRERIRQIEKKALNRLRHSSRRDKLRYFLD from the coding sequence GTGCTGGCAAGTATCAAGGAAGACCTTCTTAAGGCGGGAAAGGACGAAGGGTGCATAACCTTTAGCCATCTCAATGAATTATTACCAGACGAGGTAAAAGACCCCGGAGCCATTGAAGCAGTTTTTGATTTTCTCAACGCGCATAATATTGAAATTGTCACTGTTGGGGACTCTGGGAAAAAAAGAACGCTTTCCGGTGAGGAGTGGACCGGAAAAGATGAATTTCAGGACGATGACGATCCCGGCTCTGTCTCGGTATCCGAGGAGCACGAGTCGGAAGAAACCACAACCACCTACCTACGGGAGATGGGGCAGTTCGACCTGTTGACTCCAGAGGAGGAAGCGCATTATTCTAGGGCGATTAGGGAAGGCTTTAACGCCATTATTTGTTCTATCCGAGAGGTTAGATCCAATACGGCGGAAATTAAGAGTCTGGTGGACAGGATTGATCTCTGGGAACGGCGTGATCCCACCTTAAAGCCCAAAAAACAGCAGCTCAACTATATGCGCAAATGCGTGGAAACAGCTGCTTCCAATCATCAGGAACATCGCGAGCTGTTTGAACTCCATACCAGATTAGGTGCCTATAACCGATCTATTGAGACGGCAAAGGATTGCATGATCCGGGCCAATCTTCGTTTGGTGGTTTCCATTGCCAAACGATATATGCATCAGGGCCTGACCTTGGCCGACCTGATCCAAGAAGGAAATCTGGGGCTGATGCGGGCTGTGTTTCGTTTTGACTATACCAAGGGGAATAAGTTTTCCACCTATGCCTCGTGGTGGATTCGGCAGGCCATTACCCGGGCGATTCTGGATAAAACCCGAACCATTCGTCTGCCGGTCCATTTTCTGGAACTGCGGAGTCAATTTTTCAAGGCCTTTTATTCCTTGCTCAAGGAACTGGGCCGCGAACCGACACCGTCGGAAATTTCCGAGCTGACCGATTTGCCTATGGATAAGATCCTGGCAATCTTAGAAGCATCACGGGAACCGATTTCGCTGGAAACTCCGGTGGGTGATGATGATTCCACCTTGGGTGATTTTCTGGAGAACTCGGAATCTGAGTCGCCGTACGATACTGTGCAGAATCGCGAGTTGGCAGGTCGGGTCACAGAGGTGCTTTCCACGTTGACCGACCGTGAGGAGAAGATTATTCGTCTCCGTTTCGGCATTGGTGAAAAGGCCGAGTATACTCTTGAGGAAATAGGGAAAAAATTTAACGTATCCCGTGAGCGGATTCGCCAGATTGAGAAAAAAGCTCTCAACCGGTTACGGCACTCAAGCCGTCGGGATAAATTACGCTATTTTCTCGACTGA
- the malQ gene encoding 4-alpha-glucanotransferase, protein MNSPDTSDQTSPASQKKHRFSSDIRTSGVLLHISSLPSPFGIGDLGSGSFDFIDFLARSGQHYWQVLPLGPTSEVFGNSPYMSSSAFAGNPLFISPEQLIQDGLLSKDDLPSYTCSEYLVDFAQVTAWKKEVLKKTWQTFQQQTSPAEQDRFFTKLIDNHHWLQKYSLFMALKQHFGQQGWLKWPEKIRRCQPKAIQEAERELQEEIRYFQFEQYLFFKQWESMHSYAQEKGIQIIGDLPIYVGLDSADVWANQEIFTLSPKTGEPTHVAGVPPDYFSETGQLWGNPLYRWESSGATQEKLFSWWQQRLQATLSTVDLIRIDHFRGFESYWSVPAKEETALKGSWKTGPGISFFQKMKNQLGDLPIIAEDLGVITPAVEKLRDDLEFPGMKILLFAFDGNPDNAYLPQNMTRNCVVYTGTHDNDTAVGWYLSEQVSAHAKESARRYANCHEATADHFHKQMIYLAQSSVAALCILPMQDVLGFGNDCRMNRPGTARDNWQWRCAHHFITENLAAELRDTTAFFGRLPVKKEKKVKKQD, encoded by the coding sequence ATGAACTCTCCAGACACTTCGGATCAAACTTCTCCTGCCTCACAAAAAAAACACCGTTTTTCCTCGGACATCAGAACCTCCGGTGTTCTTCTCCATATTTCATCTTTGCCAAGCCCCTTTGGTATCGGCGACCTCGGTTCAGGCAGTTTCGACTTTATCGACTTCCTTGCCCGAAGCGGCCAGCACTACTGGCAGGTATTGCCCCTTGGTCCGACAAGCGAGGTGTTCGGCAACTCACCCTATATGAGCAGTTCAGCCTTTGCAGGCAATCCTCTGTTTATCAGCCCGGAACAGCTCATCCAGGATGGCCTGCTCAGTAAAGATGACCTGCCTTCGTATACGTGCTCGGAGTACCTTGTTGATTTTGCTCAGGTCACTGCGTGGAAAAAAGAGGTACTCAAAAAGACCTGGCAAACCTTTCAGCAACAGACCTCCCCGGCTGAGCAGGATCGTTTTTTCACAAAACTGATTGATAATCACCATTGGTTGCAAAAATACAGCCTTTTTATGGCCCTAAAACAACACTTCGGGCAACAGGGCTGGTTAAAATGGCCGGAAAAAATCCGTCGCTGTCAGCCAAAAGCAATCCAAGAGGCTGAAAGAGAACTCCAGGAAGAAATTCGCTATTTCCAATTTGAGCAGTATCTCTTTTTCAAGCAATGGGAAAGTATGCATAGCTATGCTCAGGAAAAAGGCATTCAGATTATAGGTGATCTGCCTATTTATGTTGGCTTAGACTCAGCAGATGTCTGGGCCAACCAAGAAATATTCACCCTGTCGCCCAAAACCGGAGAACCGACGCATGTAGCCGGTGTCCCTCCTGATTATTTCAGCGAAACAGGACAGCTCTGGGGAAACCCTCTCTACCGTTGGGAGAGTAGCGGAGCAACGCAGGAAAAACTTTTTTCCTGGTGGCAGCAACGCCTGCAAGCCACCCTTTCCACGGTGGACCTTATTCGTATTGATCATTTTCGAGGGTTTGAATCTTACTGGTCTGTTCCGGCCAAAGAGGAAACCGCACTCAAGGGATCCTGGAAGACAGGGCCGGGCATATCGTTTTTTCAGAAAATGAAAAATCAGTTGGGAGATCTGCCGATCATTGCCGAGGATTTAGGTGTCATCACCCCGGCTGTAGAAAAATTACGAGATGATCTGGAATTTCCCGGCATGAAAATTCTTCTTTTCGCTTTTGATGGAAATCCGGATAACGCCTACCTGCCTCAGAACATGACTCGCAACTGCGTGGTCTATACAGGAACCCATGATAACGATACCGCAGTAGGCTGGTACCTCAGTGAGCAGGTTTCTGCCCATGCCAAGGAGTCGGCCAGACGTTATGCAAACTGCCATGAGGCTACTGCTGATCATTTCCACAAACAGATGATCTACTTGGCCCAATCCTCTGTGGCTGCTCTTTGTATTCTGCCCATGCAGGATGTGCTGGGATTCGGCAACGACTGCCGTATGAATCGCCCCGGAACCGCACGTGATAATTGGCAATGGCGTTGCGCTCACCATTTTATAACAGAGAATCTTGCCGCAGAGCTCCGGGACACAACAGCATTCTTTGGCAGGCTCCCAGTAAAAAAAGAGAAGAAAGTTAAAAAACAGGATTGA